A region of Pyxidicoccus parkwaysis DNA encodes the following proteins:
- a CDS encoding CotH kinase family protein has product MARADVVRGMGVILLLGAFGCGGYEADEPEADGARLRASSYALDDGGEKKGKKPCQPTAGGPYWVKEGETLEVKLSCATGEHVKGDKFHMDHLPRGAHYDKKTATLEWTPALNQAAVYTLEIRGPDKEEGSVKIGVADNWEDPDNVPVVDVSRYTEEYGLPVFHIQGAGAMNPDAHVPITVTYRGHEYAAEGKLRGSSSLAFPKNSYTVKFSDTDPFNEPEKGGGFTGKRSLVLINTFNDNSYVRARLGFELWNHLSPQAIQIQTFSAVVFLDGAYHGLYTVVDHVNKNLMAAQGLSRNGNLYKADTGGANFKLVDANGQPKPSPHAGFEKQDGKPEQGQPGAFDDLDAIVTFVATASDEEFRTQGPQRINLRDYEDWWAFVTLLVAIDSDIKNAYHYHDPQGGPWRYIPWDLDGTFGQTWKTQRLRPTAALDTGAENGMFGRILGEPTLAGPLRARLKAALYAELNPPLLSARLDELVQEVGPSARRDELRWGEQYRSFPLWSFRTDYTTFDQEVEYLRQWVVLRWAFLDSSLALAP; this is encoded by the coding sequence ATGGCGCGAGCAGACGTGGTGCGCGGGATGGGTGTCATCCTGCTGCTGGGAGCCTTTGGTTGCGGTGGCTACGAGGCGGATGAGCCGGAAGCGGACGGGGCGCGGCTCAGGGCGTCGTCCTACGCATTGGACGACGGCGGAGAGAAGAAGGGAAAGAAGCCCTGTCAGCCTACGGCGGGTGGGCCCTACTGGGTGAAGGAGGGGGAGACCCTCGAGGTGAAGCTGTCGTGCGCCACCGGCGAGCACGTCAAGGGCGACAAGTTCCACATGGACCACCTGCCGCGCGGCGCCCACTACGACAAGAAGACGGCGACGCTGGAATGGACTCCGGCGCTGAACCAGGCGGCGGTGTACACGCTCGAAATCCGCGGCCCCGACAAGGAGGAGGGGTCGGTGAAGATTGGCGTGGCGGACAACTGGGAGGACCCCGACAACGTCCCCGTCGTCGACGTCAGCCGCTACACGGAGGAGTACGGGCTCCCCGTCTTCCACATCCAGGGCGCGGGCGCGATGAACCCCGACGCGCACGTGCCCATCACCGTCACGTACCGCGGCCACGAGTACGCCGCCGAGGGCAAGCTGCGCGGCAGCAGCTCGCTGGCCTTCCCCAAGAACAGCTACACCGTGAAGTTCAGCGACACGGACCCGTTCAACGAGCCGGAGAAGGGCGGCGGCTTCACCGGCAAGCGCTCGCTGGTGCTCATCAACACCTTCAACGACAACTCGTACGTGCGCGCGCGGCTCGGCTTCGAGCTGTGGAACCACCTCTCGCCGCAGGCCATCCAAATCCAGACGTTCAGCGCGGTGGTGTTCCTCGACGGCGCCTACCACGGCCTCTACACGGTGGTGGACCACGTCAACAAGAACCTGATGGCCGCGCAGGGGCTGAGCCGCAACGGCAACCTCTACAAGGCGGACACCGGCGGCGCGAACTTCAAGCTGGTGGACGCCAACGGCCAGCCCAAGCCCTCTCCGCACGCGGGCTTCGAGAAGCAGGACGGCAAGCCCGAGCAGGGCCAGCCCGGCGCGTTCGATGACCTGGACGCGATTGTCACCTTCGTCGCCACCGCCAGTGACGAGGAGTTCCGCACGCAGGGGCCCCAGCGCATCAACCTGCGCGACTACGAGGACTGGTGGGCCTTCGTCACGCTGCTGGTGGCCATCGACTCGGACATCAAGAACGCGTACCACTACCACGACCCGCAGGGCGGCCCGTGGCGCTACATCCCCTGGGACTTGGACGGCACCTTCGGGCAGACGTGGAAGACGCAGCGCCTGCGCCCCACCGCGGCGCTCGACACCGGCGCGGAGAACGGCATGTTCGGCCGCATCCTCGGGGAGCCCACCCTCGCCGGCCCCCTGCGCGCGCGCCTCAAGGCCGCGCTCTACGCCGAGCTGAACCCGCCGCTCCTGAGCGCGCGGCTGGATGAGTTGGTCCAGGAAGTGGGCCCGAGCGCGCGCCGCGACGAGCTCCGCTGGGGCGAGCAGTACCGCTCCTTCCCCCTCTGGTCCTTCCGCACCGACTACACGACCTTCGACCAGGAGGTGGAGTACCTGCGCCAGTGGGTTGTCCTCCGCTGGGCGTTCCTCGACTCGAGTCTCGCCCTCGCGCCCTGA
- a CDS encoding SDR family oxidoreductase, translating into MSNSRGRVVLITGASSGIGQACAELLGANGHRVYGTSRRPAPDGTHYKMLEMDVTRDDSVQRAVDAVLAAEGRIDVVVNNAGFVMAGAVEDVSIDEARRQLDTNFFGVLRVCKAVLPSMREHQAGLIINISSLAGEAGLPFQGLYSASKFALEGLTESLRQEVAPFGIEATLVQPGDVRTRVRENREKASQSGPGSAYREAFMKVLQAVEAEEGEGIAPVAVAEKVLALTEKRRVRVRYTVGHLSQRAALMAKTLLPSRTFEQMVMSLYGLSRR; encoded by the coding sequence ATGAGCAACTCGCGAGGCAGGGTGGTTCTCATCACCGGCGCATCCTCTGGAATCGGGCAGGCCTGCGCGGAGTTGCTGGGCGCGAATGGCCACAGGGTGTACGGCACCAGCCGCCGGCCCGCTCCCGACGGTACGCACTACAAGATGCTGGAGATGGACGTCACACGGGACGACTCCGTCCAGCGCGCGGTGGACGCGGTGCTGGCGGCGGAGGGCCGCATCGACGTGGTGGTGAACAACGCGGGCTTCGTCATGGCGGGCGCGGTGGAGGACGTCTCCATCGACGAGGCGCGGCGCCAGTTGGACACCAACTTCTTCGGCGTGCTGCGCGTGTGCAAGGCGGTGCTGCCGTCCATGCGCGAGCACCAGGCCGGCCTCATCATCAACATCAGCTCGCTGGCCGGCGAGGCGGGCCTTCCCTTCCAGGGGCTCTACAGCGCCAGCAAGTTCGCGCTGGAGGGGCTCACGGAGAGCCTGCGCCAGGAGGTGGCGCCCTTCGGAATCGAGGCCACGCTGGTGCAGCCCGGCGACGTGCGCACGCGCGTCCGGGAGAACCGCGAGAAGGCGAGCCAGTCCGGCCCGGGCTCCGCGTACCGCGAGGCCTTCATGAAGGTGCTCCAGGCGGTGGAGGCGGAGGAGGGCGAGGGCATCGCCCCCGTGGCCGTGGCCGAGAAGGTGCTGGCGCTGACGGAGAAGCGGCGCGTGCGCGTGCGCTACACCGTGGGCCACCTGTCCCAGCGCGCCGCGCTGATGGCCAAGACGCTGCTGCCCTCGCGGACCTTCGAGCAGATGGTGATGTCGCTCTACGGCCTGTCACGGCGCTGA
- a CDS encoding MFS transporter: MRFTFSGRPALLIIRRMDVPSPAVQQPVPLSVQRRVRGLVFITVFLDLVGFGLIIPLLPFYVESMGGTATTAGVLLALFSSAQLVATPLLGRLSDRVGRRPVILLSLLGNAVSMALFAYATHVHLLPVLFTSRLLAGATAGNLAACQAAVADVTDPESRAAGLGRVGAGIGLGMVLGPVIGSQLHAWWGEWAPPTAAAVLAAAAMLGVFFLFPETHPDHGPAKARGTPGRKKVRLAVALAQPGIAPMLALFFLTFVGMTNLQVSLGLLAQARFAWSEREVGRLFALMGLMTFVLQAFAIGWLTRKIRGFTLVLAGATLMGAGLACIAAASHPAMLVVAMVLVGTGMGMLQPVLASLASALAGPDLQGGVLGIAQSAGGLARVVGPVWSGFLYSAVAPGAPFVSGVVASVLSLLVAGALRHRFPEARPPPVPAKA; the protein is encoded by the coding sequence GTGCGATTCACGTTCTCCGGGCGTCCCGCGCTGTTAATCATCCGGCGCATGGACGTGCCGTCGCCAGCCGTGCAGCAGCCCGTGCCCCTCTCCGTGCAGCGCCGCGTGCGGGGGCTCGTCTTCATCACCGTCTTCCTGGACCTGGTGGGCTTCGGGCTCATCATCCCGCTGCTGCCCTTCTACGTGGAGTCCATGGGCGGCACGGCGACGACGGCGGGCGTGCTGCTCGCGCTCTTCTCCTCCGCGCAGCTCGTGGCCACGCCGCTGCTCGGACGGCTGTCGGACCGCGTGGGCCGGCGCCCCGTCATCCTGCTGAGCCTGCTGGGCAATGCCGTCTCCATGGCGCTCTTCGCGTACGCCACCCACGTGCACCTGCTGCCCGTGCTCTTCACCTCGCGGCTGTTGGCGGGCGCCACCGCGGGCAACCTCGCCGCGTGTCAGGCCGCCGTGGCGGACGTGACGGACCCGGAGTCGCGCGCGGCGGGCCTCGGCCGCGTGGGCGCCGGCATCGGTCTGGGCATGGTGCTGGGCCCCGTCATCGGCAGCCAGCTCCACGCCTGGTGGGGCGAGTGGGCGCCACCCACGGCCGCGGCGGTGCTCGCGGCGGCGGCCATGCTGGGCGTCTTCTTCCTCTTCCCCGAGACACACCCCGACCACGGCCCGGCGAAAGCGCGCGGCACGCCGGGCCGGAAGAAGGTGCGGCTGGCCGTGGCGCTGGCGCAGCCGGGCATCGCGCCCATGCTCGCGCTCTTCTTCCTCACCTTCGTCGGCATGACCAACCTGCAGGTCTCCCTCGGCCTGCTGGCCCAGGCGCGCTTCGCCTGGAGCGAGCGCGAGGTGGGGCGCCTCTTCGCGCTGATGGGGTTGATGACCTTCGTGCTCCAGGCCTTCGCCATCGGCTGGCTGACGCGCAAGATTCGCGGCTTCACGCTCGTGCTGGCGGGCGCCACGCTGATGGGCGCGGGCCTCGCGTGCATCGCCGCCGCGTCCCACCCGGCCATGCTGGTCGTCGCCATGGTGCTGGTGGGGACGGGCATGGGCATGCTCCAGCCGGTGCTCGCCAGCCTGGCGTCGGCGCTGGCGGGGCCTGACTTGCAGGGCGGCGTGCTCGGCATCGCCCAGTCGGCGGGAGGGCTGGCGCGCGTGGTGGGGCCCGTGTGGAGCGGCTTCCTCTACTCGGCGGTGGCCCCGGGCGCGCCCTTCGTGAGCGGCGTCGTCGCCTCCGTGCTGTCGCTGCTGGTGGCCGGGGCGCTGCGCCACCGCTTCCCGGAAGCGCGCCCGCCTCCTGTCCCCGCGAAGGCCTGA